Part of the Lolium rigidum isolate FL_2022 chromosome 6, APGP_CSIRO_Lrig_0.1, whole genome shotgun sequence genome, gtctgggccctgctccagcggggcgacgcaaagtgaccgtgccgtccgcgaagacgcaaacctggcccaaatatgcgccatgtttgcgtctccgcggacgctgcgcggacgcgccgagcgtcctccatttcttacccgatctcgcaagtcagggacagcgaaatcgaccgcttcgatttacttctttttccccttctttgctgccctagtgcgacgccaccaccccaaccccacccgctgccgtcccgccgcagcgccgcagtactcgccgtTGGCTCCTTGTCGCCCCGCGGGAGAGCATgatcgtactcggggttggctccggcgtgtacctgccggctgttttggggccaaacaTTGCCGGTTGCGttgcccttccgcgccgcccacgacctgttcggtcaattgcgccggtaggtttcttccCCTTTATTTTGACGCtatttgtgcgcggccattgatcaacagttcgtacccacgcagatggacatctggcatatggtggagaagttccgcgcggaggtcgttgactcctcttccgacgaggagtctgaTCAGTCGATGCAGACATtgacaactactgcggcctccatgatccacgagttcacctcaaacccggggctggagcaccggggctctgtgaaggggcgctccaaaaacctgccgcgcaacagagtggcaggacaggcccgcctccacaaggactacttccacctcaccaatccggtgttcccggaaaaagtgttccggcgccggtacaggatgtcaagggacctgttcttggtcattctacggggcgtcagaaactacgacccctacttccaatgcaggcccgatgcaacaggtgcgctaggcttcacctcctaccaaaaatgctccgcggctattcgtatgctctcatatggaatggctgtggatatattcgatgagtatcttcgaatgggtgagagcacctgccttgaggccatgtacaggttttgtcgAGCCGTGATTGCTGTGTTCGGACAGCATTAccgtagggagccaactgttgaggatacaatgcggctcctgtctatcaacgagtctagagggttcccaggaatgattgacagcatagattgcatgcactgggagtggaaaaagtgtccatttggatggcatggTCAGTAcaacgggcatgaggagggacggactgtcattcttgaagctttcatatctcaagatttatggatttggcattcattctttggcatggccggttccaacaatgacatcaatgtgttgcaccgatcaccaatTTTCAacgggctcatgcaaggcaaagcttcccgggtgagctacgagatcaatggaaatgaatacgacaagccatattatcttgctgatggcatctactctGACTGGGCCTCACTGGCGAAGactgtaatccaaactccgagaagacgaggaggtttgccaagatgcaagaggcttgcaggaaaaatgtggagcgcggatttggtgtgctccaagctcggtgggcaattgtccgtcacccgtcaAGAACATGGTCGTTGAAgatcatgcatgaggtgatgacatgttgcgtgatcatgcacaacatggtcgttgagaacgagcgtcctgatggccgcaatgagaaccactgagaattccaaggtgagctggttgcgccacttcctagagctttatcttgggaggactatctacatatgaatgtagaagtcactaacgAGAACGTCTGCAAACAGCTACagactgattgagcatcagtgaacATTGGCTGGctatgaagatcatgcctagaggaatactatcttattttcatgtaaacttttcaaaatttgaatgtaataactatgacttcgttgaattctttattttgttgtttggaaacttcataattgatgcaaacgcggaaatgcgtcgggccgctggagccacccctaggcgcaaacggacgcgcggacaaaaacggtcctgtctcgcgtccgccgcgcgacgcaaacggacgctagcggacaccgaaatgcgtcgcgccgcttgaGATGCCCTTATCTCTAAACGCATGTCATCAGCATTTGCTGAAATAAAGCTCAAAAAACATTTGCTGGAAAAATTAACTCCAGCAATGTACTTCCATCGTCATTTGCTGGAAGAATCAACTCACTACAATATTAGACACAACAGGAATTCTAAAATAGATAATACAGAAACGCTACATACTAATTCACAAACGCATGCATAGCAGCAAGTACCAGATACGCTCATCAAAGGAGTAGATATAGAAACAGATTGACACCTTGGGGCAGTACTGATAGCTGAGACATGGGGAACCAGAGTAAACGCATATATAAAACTAACAAATGCAACATTCTAAATGCGGAGGGTTGATTGCGTAAAGTTTTTCAACACATCCTGCAAGCATGCGCACCGTTGAGACAACACATCAATCATCATCGCTGTCCTCGTCACGATCATCCTCTGCCTCATCCTGGTCAGAGTTGTAGTCGTACTCATTCCATTCATCGTCcgactcctcgtcctcctccttcagctcgtCGTTGTCGTAGTACACCATACATATCTTGATGCCGACCATGACACCGGTTCCTCTACCGGGCACGGCACACAAGCATTGCGTTGGTTCCCCGTCAGGTTTGATCTCACACCTTGAGACTTGGATGTGCCCTTCGAATCTTGAGAACTGCACTTCGACATCGACCGTGGCCCGTGGAGTTACTGGCCGTACACAAGTGAGGGAGACTGCATGGCCAAAGGACTCGAGCGTCACCATGTCAAGAAGGAAGAGGCGACCATATCCACTGCAGAGAACTTGACAGCCCGGCTGGACTGGGAACATGGACATCCTGAATAATTCAATCGGTGTTTTTGGCAGATTGTGCAGGGTGGTGAGATGGTACAGGAGAGCTGCTGTTGGCGCGACGAAGCCGCATCCAGAGATTGGGCAGACGCACGGCCCGATCGGGCACTCTGCCTCGTGCACGTCCTTGTTGTAGTAGGTAATCTTCCTGGTGCATCCGTGCTTGCAGGGAACAAAGATGTTGTTGACGACGCGATCCATGATGTAGCTACGCTGGGCAGCGGCGCGGTCACTTTCTGGGAGCTTGTTGCAGCAAGGCGAGCAAATGGAATTCCCCTTAGAACACTGAAACGTATCATACAAAAAAAATTGTTGATCTGATAGCTAGTGTTATGTACAGTAACAAAAAGGAAGTGTACTAGTTTACTTAGTACCTGGAAAATGGGAGGCCTGAGGGGGTTGGAGCAGATGGAGCAGTCAAATACCTCCATGCCCATGGTGACATTCTGCATCTTACCACCGTTCATTCCATCTTGGCAACCAACTCCTTTACTCTTGTTGTCGGAGTTGACTGATACCTCCATCGCCACCAAAGCGCCCTTACGTGCTATAGACTCTAGTACCTCTGCTCCGCAAAAAAGTATACATAGTGAGTTAGTGACTACAATAGGAGCCCTTTTGTTTCGACTTCCATTAATCATAACAAAGCAGTATCAACGAAGAATCTATTCTTTTTTCCTCAAGAATACACGAAGCTGTTATTTGTTCAATCACTGTATC contains:
- the LOC124659697 gene encoding E3 ubiquitin-protein ligase SINA-like 2, with the protein product MEVSVNSDNKSKGVGCQDGMNGGKMQNVTMGMEVFDCSICSNPLRPPIFQCSKGNSICSPCCNKLPESDRAAAQRSYIMDRVVNNIFVPCKHGCTRKITYYNKDVHEAECPIGPCVCPISGCGFVAPTAALLYHLTTLHNLPKTPIELFRMSMFPVQPGCQVLCSGYGRLFLLDMVTLESFGHAVSLTCVRPVTPRATVDVEVQFSRFEGHIQVSRCEIKPDGEPTQCLCAVPGRGTGVMVGIKICMVYYDNDELKEEDEESDDEWNEYDYNSDQDEAEDDRDEDSDDD